The following nucleotide sequence is from Cucumis melo cultivar AY chromosome 1, USDA_Cmelo_AY_1.0, whole genome shotgun sequence.
CAGTTGGTCGTGGCTCGATATCTTTAGTAAAAAACTTTTTCTCTACACCATCATTTGGATAGAATGTGACACTCGGTCGTGGTTCAATATCTTTAGTAAAAAGCTTTTTATTTGCATCACCATTTGGATAGAATGTGACGCTTGGTCGTGGCTCAATATCACTAGTAAAAGGCTTTTTCTTTGTATCCTCATTTGGATAGAATGTGACAGTTGGTCGTGGCTCAATATCTTTAGTAAAAAGCTTTTTCTCTACATCATCATTTGGATAGAATGTGACACTCGGTCGTGGCTCAATATCTTTAGTAAAAAGCTTTTTATCTGTATCATCATTTGGATAGAATGTGACTCTTGGTCGTGGCTCAATATCTCTAGTAAAAGGCTTTTTCTTTGTATCCTCATTTGGATAGAATGTGACAGTTGGTCGTGGCTTGATATCTTTAGTAAAAAGCTTTTTCTTTACATCATCATTTGGATAAAATGTGGCACTCGGTCGTGGCTCAATATCTTTAGTAAAAAGCTTGTCCTTGCTCTTATCATTGTATTCAAAGCaatcttctttttcttgtgATAGTACTGGTAATGACCGATCTTCAATCACATTTTTCCATTGTCCTCCGGGTTCATACCTTGATTCTATACTGTTGAAAAACTAAAT
It contains:
- the LOC103489590 gene encoding uncharacterized protein LOC103489590, with amino-acid sequence MKIKPTFGITLFLLLLFFNSIESRYEPGGQWKNVIEDRSLPVLSQEKEDCFEYNDKSKDKLFTKDIEPRPSATFYPNDDVKKKLFTKDIKPRPTVTFYPNEDTKKKPFTRDIEPRPRVTFYPNDDTDKKLFTKDIEPRPSVTFYPNDDVEKKLFTKDIEPRPTVTFYPNEDTKKKPFTSDIEPRPSVTFYPNGDANKKLFTKDIEPRPSVTFYPNDGVEKKFFTKDIEPRPTVTFYPTYDAKKKIFSKDIEPKPSTTFYAKEKAFY